From a single Stackebrandtia endophytica genomic region:
- a CDS encoding DUF5713 family protein has product MTITNEQVNEHPFLAGLYTDPYFPDHVVDKGRDILLRLCATIEAERPADLTALYTLTEVATKEFNLLEAEFDAAGSEIETVARDEIGEAFWFIATAYGFPTADPEALIAARDW; this is encoded by the coding sequence ATGACGATCACCAACGAACAGGTCAACGAACACCCGTTCCTGGCCGGCCTCTACACCGACCCGTACTTCCCCGACCACGTCGTCGACAAGGGCAGGGACATCCTGCTGCGGTTGTGCGCGACCATCGAGGCCGAGCGCCCCGCCGACCTCACCGCGCTCTACACCCTCACCGAGGTCGCGACCAAGGAGTTCAACCTGCTGGAGGCCGAATTCGACGCCGCCGGCAGCGAAATCGAGACCGTGGCCCGAGACGAGATCGGCGAGGCCTTCTGGTTCATAGCCACCGCCTACGGTTTCCCCACCGCCGACCCCGAGGCCCTGATAGCCGCCCGAGACTGGTGA
- a CDS encoding DUF4132 domain-containing protein, with product MAASVTPTLAEFDELVAVEDLSGLVDAYARMASSTKPWMSTESEYVTVLAALSATSRAELIARLARYSDSNNRVDLHTKHRVRSLATLLHAAEKTHDLDAHLPLLQEVAATWVWYPTEPLQAVLEAFRAVGRPVPPQVIATGRRSAIAGWNAGQFKAFMDTWSDPLLNVGEPWAERASKDLRGLGNEWRELVYHCRTATAAKPTAKWEKRARELFAATGPDTRERLIGWLELVPLPRTDDQALDYGYHVEGTLDPYNADIIRGMMWILGFLGDDVQSARVLSGLVNTMLKKIPGVGPRAPKIANAAVLALSRMEGEHSLGQLARLSSSVKFKGTLNQINTAMEAKATALGVTRDEIEEMAVPAYGLTEVGRQVVPLGDCRAEITVDTEAALSWFNESGKQTKAPPAAVKRDHPDRIKELKAGVKDVNKMMTAQIERLDRQFLLRRQWRGDVWRQRYAAHPLLATLTRRLLWRVDDRVCGYADGRWRDLSDACVDIPDSARIQLWHPIGEEVASIVAWREWLERHQIRQPFKQAHREVYLLTAAEENTGTYSNRFAAHILRQHQFHALAAARGWRNRLRLMVDDSYEPPYKELPAWGLRAEFWVEGIGDDYGADTTDSGSYLRLVTDQVRFYRAEAEANYGHASGGGYGRYRGGGGEADEPIPLSQIPPLVLSEVLRDVDLFVGVASVGNDPTWSDGGPEGRYRDYWHSYSFGELGQTAQTRKELLSRLIPRLAIRDRAEVDGRFLVVRGDIRTYKIHLGSGNILMEPNDQYLCIVAGQFKGGRGDTGFLPFEGDGTLAVILSKALLLAKDTAITDSTITSQLGR from the coding sequence ATGGCCGCATCGGTAACGCCCACACTGGCCGAGTTCGACGAGCTGGTGGCCGTCGAGGACCTGTCGGGTCTGGTGGACGCATACGCGCGCATGGCCTCCTCGACCAAACCGTGGATGTCCACCGAAAGCGAGTACGTCACGGTCCTTGCCGCGTTGTCCGCCACCTCCCGCGCCGAGTTGATCGCTCGGCTCGCGCGGTACTCCGACTCGAACAACCGGGTCGATCTTCACACCAAGCACCGGGTGCGGTCACTGGCCACACTGCTCCACGCCGCCGAGAAGACCCACGACCTGGACGCGCACCTGCCGCTACTGCAGGAGGTCGCCGCCACCTGGGTCTGGTATCCCACCGAACCGCTGCAGGCGGTCCTTGAGGCGTTCCGCGCCGTCGGGCGACCGGTACCGCCGCAGGTCATCGCCACGGGTCGCCGCAGCGCGATCGCCGGATGGAACGCCGGCCAATTCAAAGCCTTCATGGACACCTGGAGTGACCCCTTGTTGAACGTCGGTGAACCGTGGGCCGAGCGGGCCTCGAAAGACTTGAGGGGACTGGGCAACGAATGGAGGGAGCTGGTCTACCACTGCCGCACCGCGACCGCCGCGAAGCCGACCGCGAAGTGGGAGAAACGGGCCCGTGAACTGTTCGCCGCCACCGGCCCCGACACCCGTGAGCGGTTGATCGGCTGGCTGGAGCTGGTGCCGTTGCCGCGCACCGACGACCAGGCGCTGGACTACGGGTATCACGTGGAGGGCACACTCGACCCCTACAACGCCGACATCATTCGCGGAATGATGTGGATCCTCGGATTCCTGGGCGACGACGTCCAGTCGGCCCGGGTTCTGAGCGGCCTGGTCAACACGATGTTGAAGAAGATCCCCGGCGTCGGCCCCAGGGCACCCAAGATCGCCAACGCGGCGGTGCTCGCATTGTCGCGTATGGAGGGTGAACACTCGCTGGGGCAGCTGGCGCGACTGAGTTCCAGCGTCAAGTTCAAGGGGACCCTGAACCAGATCAACACCGCGATGGAGGCCAAGGCGACCGCACTGGGCGTCACCCGCGACGAGATCGAGGAGATGGCGGTCCCCGCATACGGGCTCACCGAGGTCGGGCGGCAGGTCGTGCCGCTGGGGGACTGCCGCGCCGAGATCACCGTCGACACCGAGGCCGCGCTCAGCTGGTTCAACGAATCGGGAAAGCAGACCAAGGCACCGCCGGCGGCGGTGAAACGGGACCATCCGGACCGGATCAAGGAACTGAAGGCCGGCGTCAAGGACGTCAACAAGATGATGACCGCGCAGATCGAGCGGCTGGACCGCCAGTTCCTGCTGCGTCGTCAATGGCGCGGCGACGTCTGGCGGCAGCGCTATGCGGCTCACCCGCTGCTGGCGACCCTGACCAGGCGGCTGTTGTGGCGAGTCGACGATCGTGTCTGCGGATACGCCGACGGCCGTTGGCGCGACCTGTCGGACGCCTGCGTCGACATCCCCGACTCGGCTCGAATACAACTGTGGCACCCCATCGGCGAGGAGGTCGCCTCGATCGTGGCCTGGCGCGAATGGTTGGAACGCCACCAGATCCGTCAACCGTTCAAACAGGCGCACCGCGAGGTGTATCTGTTGACCGCCGCCGAGGAGAACACCGGAACCTACTCCAATCGGTTCGCCGCCCACATCCTGCGGCAACACCAGTTCCACGCGTTGGCGGCCGCGCGCGGATGGCGCAACCGGTTGCGTCTCATGGTCGACGACTCCTACGAACCGCCCTATAAGGAGCTGCCGGCCTGGGGGCTTCGCGCCGAGTTCTGGGTCGAGGGCATCGGCGACGACTACGGCGCCGACACCACCGACAGCGGCAGCTATCTGCGGTTGGTGACCGATCAGGTGCGGTTCTATCGGGCGGAGGCCGAGGCGAACTACGGCCACGCCTCCGGCGGGGGCTACGGGCGCTACCGGGGTGGCGGCGGCGAGGCGGACGAACCGATTCCGCTGTCGCAGATCCCGCCACTGGTGCTCAGTGAGGTGCTGCGCGATGTGGACCTGTTCGTCGGAGTGGCCAGTGTGGGCAACGACCCGACCTGGTCCGACGGCGGTCCCGAAGGCCGCTACCGCGACTACTGGCACTCATACAGCTTCGGTGAACTCGGCCAGACGGCGCAGACCCGTAAGGAGTTGTTGAGCAGGCTGATCCCGCGATTGGCGATCCGTGATCGGGCTGAAGTGGACGGTCGGTTCCTGGTGGTGCGCGGCGACATCCGAACCTACAAGATCCATCTCGGTTCGGGAAACATCCTGATGGAACCCAACGATCAGTACCTGTGCATCGTTGCGGGGCAGTTCAAGGGCGGTCGCGGCGACACCGGTTTCCTGCCGTTCGAGGGCGACGGAACCTTGGCGGTGATCCTGTCCAAGGCACTGCTTCTGGCCAAGGACACCGCGATCACCGACTCGACGATCACCTCGCAGTTGGGGCGGTGA
- a CDS encoding phosphoribosylanthranilate isomerase has product MFVKICGLRSVEHVEAAVAAGADAIGFLLSRSPRQVTPSEAAVLAATVPDHVLSVGVFATETTEQIRRDAEAAGVDTIQLHGAYKHEDFQALADLPVKLIRAIAGAEDPNTDCGAYGEDLLIVDAAKPGSGEPWDWTRLPAEPTGHWLLAGGLSPDNVACAVAEARPWGVDVSSGVEVSRGMKDPGLIRDFITAAKQAG; this is encoded by the coding sequence ATGTTCGTCAAGATCTGTGGGCTGCGCTCGGTGGAGCATGTTGAGGCGGCTGTGGCGGCGGGGGCCGATGCGATCGGGTTCCTGTTGAGTCGCAGCCCTCGGCAGGTCACGCCGAGCGAGGCGGCGGTGCTGGCTGCGACGGTGCCCGATCACGTGCTCAGCGTCGGGGTGTTCGCCACCGAGACGACCGAACAGATCCGACGCGACGCCGAGGCTGCTGGTGTCGACACGATCCAGCTGCACGGTGCCTATAAGCACGAGGACTTCCAGGCGCTGGCGGATCTGCCGGTGAAACTGATCCGCGCCATCGCGGGCGCCGAGGACCCGAACACCGATTGCGGAGCCTACGGTGAGGACCTGCTCATCGTCGACGCCGCGAAACCCGGCTCCGGTGAGCCCTGGGACTGGACGAGATTGCCCGCCGAACCCACCGGTCACTGGCTACTCGCCGGCGGACTGAGCCCGGACAACGTCGCCTGCGCCGTCGCCGAGGCCCGCCCGTGGGGAGTCGACGTCTCCAGCGGAGTGGAAGTCTCCCGAGGGATGAAAGATCCCGGCCTGATCCGTGATTTCATCACGGCTGCCAAACAGGCGGGCTGA
- a CDS encoding carbohydrate ABC transporter permease: MSRLREQPTTAGRARRWWTARRRDQLAGYLFITPQILGTALFVIAPLVMVAWYSLHEWNVLAGSFEFVGDANYRQLLDDPGLPGVLAATGVFSLGLVVLNLSLALWLAIMLNRRFAGTTVFRTVFFSPVVVSLVAWTIVWGFLLQNDGGINGLLSVIGVDGPNWLRGEATAMGAVVVVQVFKNVGLNMVLFLAALQGVPRELYEAASIDGASPWRQFRRITVPLISPTILLTSIITIVGSLQVFAQIDVLTQGGPGTSTTVLVYYLYQQAFDFHHFGYGSTLAMLLFVIVLVLTIIQWRMRRRWVFHEN, encoded by the coding sequence GTGAGCCGCTTGAGAGAGCAACCCACCACCGCCGGGCGTGCCCGGCGGTGGTGGACCGCGCGCCGCCGTGACCAACTCGCCGGGTATCTGTTCATCACCCCGCAGATCCTCGGCACCGCGCTGTTCGTCATCGCACCGCTGGTCATGGTCGCCTGGTACAGCCTGCACGAGTGGAACGTCCTGGCCGGTTCGTTCGAGTTCGTGGGAGACGCCAACTACCGGCAGCTTCTCGACGACCCCGGTCTACCGGGCGTGCTCGCCGCGACCGGGGTGTTCTCGCTGGGCCTGGTGGTGCTGAACCTGAGCCTCGCACTGTGGTTGGCGATCATGCTGAACCGGCGGTTCGCCGGCACCACGGTGTTTCGCACGGTCTTCTTCTCACCGGTGGTCGTGTCCCTGGTCGCCTGGACGATCGTGTGGGGTTTCCTGTTGCAGAACGACGGCGGTATCAACGGCCTGCTGTCGGTGATCGGAGTGGACGGGCCGAACTGGCTGCGCGGCGAGGCCACCGCCATGGGCGCGGTCGTCGTCGTCCAGGTGTTCAAGAACGTCGGTCTGAACATGGTGCTGTTCCTCGCCGCACTTCAAGGTGTGCCCCGCGAACTGTACGAAGCCGCCTCCATCGACGGAGCCAGCCCGTGGCGCCAGTTCCGCCGTATCACCGTGCCGTTGATCAGCCCCACGATCCTGTTGACCTCGATCATCACGATCGTGGGGTCGCTACAGGTGTTCGCGCAGATCGACGTGCTCACCCAGGGTGGACCGGGCACCTCGACGACCGTGCTGGTCTATTACCTGTACCAGCAGGCATTCGACTTCCATCACTTCGGATACGGCTCCACACTGGCGATGCTGCTGTTCGTCATCGTGCTGGTGCTGACCATCATTCAGTGGCGGATGCGCCGCAGGTGGGTGTTCCATGAAAACTAG
- a CDS encoding LacI family DNA-binding transcriptional regulator, which produces MNRPRRRVTQQDIARLAGVSQATVSLVLNDRLDAGVRIGADTRERVQRAIRDTGYVADPVARSLANQHNRIIGVFTYEPVFPRRTRDFYVPFMMGIEENAERLGCDLLLMTSAPVHDGRRRIFHENNRLRLADGCLLLGRHANRDELARLVAEEFPFVSIGRRDDAGAPVPYVGADYGAAVTTLVEWAVTAGHRRLAYIGAGTGAESPVDRFRGFSNGLVSCGVAGRHQKTDGLAAIPALLDDGVSAFFVEEAADCDAFIERLAELGRSVPDDVSVVALGDPTRPEASAIDVTTFHIPRREMGLQAVELLNGLLEGTTDQIQRLLPCEPHSGTTLGPPGPTY; this is translated from the coding sequence ATGAACCGACCTCGACGACGAGTCACCCAGCAGGACATCGCCCGACTGGCGGGAGTCAGCCAGGCGACGGTCTCGTTGGTGCTCAACGACCGTCTCGACGCGGGTGTCCGCATCGGTGCCGACACCCGGGAACGCGTGCAGCGCGCCATCCGCGACACCGGCTATGTCGCCGACCCGGTGGCCCGCAGCCTCGCCAATCAACACAACCGCATCATCGGGGTGTTCACCTACGAGCCGGTGTTTCCGCGCCGCACCCGCGACTTCTACGTCCCGTTCATGATGGGCATCGAGGAGAACGCCGAACGTCTCGGCTGCGACCTGCTGCTCATGACCAGCGCGCCCGTTCACGACGGCCGCCGGCGAATCTTCCACGAGAACAACCGACTCCGGTTGGCCGACGGCTGCCTCCTGCTGGGCCGCCACGCCAACCGCGACGAATTGGCCCGACTGGTCGCCGAGGAGTTCCCGTTCGTCTCCATCGGACGACGCGACGACGCCGGGGCGCCGGTTCCCTACGTGGGCGCCGACTACGGTGCCGCGGTGACCACCCTGGTGGAGTGGGCGGTGACCGCCGGGCACCGCCGACTGGCCTACATCGGCGCCGGTACCGGCGCCGAATCCCCGGTCGACCGCTTCCGCGGTTTCTCCAATGGACTGGTCTCCTGCGGTGTCGCCGGCCGCCATCAGAAGACCGACGGGCTCGCGGCCATCCCGGCGCTATTGGACGACGGTGTCTCCGCGTTCTTCGTCGAGGAGGCCGCCGACTGCGACGCCTTCATCGAACGACTCGCCGAACTGGGCCGATCGGTTCCCGACGACGTCTCCGTCGTGGCCCTGGGGGACCCGACCCGTCCCGAAGCCTCGGCGATCGACGTGACGACCTTCCACATTCCTCGCCGCGAGATGGGACTGCAGGCGGTCGAACTGCTCAACGGGCTCCTTGAGGGCACCACCGATCAGATCCAGCGTCTGTTGCCCTGCGAACCCCATTCGGGAACCACCCTCGGCCCGCCCGGGCCGACGTACTAG
- a CDS encoding FAD-dependent oxidoreductase: protein MDADVVIIGGGLGGVAAALGALRAGRSVVLTEEFDWLGGQLTSQAVPPDESSWVEQFGITASYRQLRNGIRDYYRAHYPLTEAARARPDLNPGAGSVSRLCHEPRVAVAVIDAMLAPYRGSRRLRVLQPYRPIAADTDGDTVTSVTVRHRLDGAEIILTAPYILDATETGELLPLAGVEYVTGFESREVTGEPSAPAVAQPDNMQAVSVCFAIDHVDGDHTIERPKNYSFWRDYRPPFWGANLLSWQSPHPRTLEQTVRSFTPNPDDDPAVMISDQRLSPGDANLWTFRRIAARRNFVPGTYDSDIVIVNWPMIDYFEAPVIDSDNPEYHLEQAAELSRSVMYWLQTEAPRADGGTGFPGLRLRGDVTGSDTGLAQAPYHRESRRIAAEYTVVEQDLSHDVRGDKGAVEYHDSVGVGMYRIDLHPSTGGDNYIDVASCPFQIPLGALIPQRVENLLPAGKNIGTTHITNGCYRLHPIEWNIGEAAGTLAAYCLDNGTTPRAVRNDPTQLSRFQQVLATAGVELSWPTVAGY from the coding sequence ATCGATGCCGATGTGGTGATCATCGGAGGCGGGCTGGGCGGTGTCGCCGCCGCGCTCGGGGCGTTGCGCGCCGGGCGAAGCGTCGTGCTGACCGAGGAGTTCGACTGGTTGGGCGGGCAGTTGACCAGTCAGGCGGTGCCACCGGATGAATCGTCCTGGGTGGAGCAGTTCGGCATCACCGCATCATATCGACAGCTGCGAAACGGTATCCGCGACTACTACCGGGCCCACTACCCGCTCACCGAGGCCGCGCGGGCCCGACCGGACCTGAATCCCGGCGCCGGCAGCGTGAGCCGACTGTGCCACGAACCCCGGGTCGCGGTGGCCGTGATCGACGCGATGCTGGCGCCCTACCGGGGCAGCCGACGACTGCGAGTCCTTCAGCCGTACCGGCCGATCGCCGCCGACACCGACGGCGACACCGTGACCTCGGTGACCGTTCGACACCGACTCGACGGAGCGGAGATCATCCTCACCGCACCGTACATTTTGGATGCCACCGAGACCGGTGAGCTGTTGCCGCTGGCCGGGGTCGAATACGTCACCGGCTTCGAATCGCGCGAGGTCACCGGTGAACCCAGTGCTCCCGCAGTGGCTCAACCGGACAACATGCAGGCGGTGTCGGTGTGCTTCGCGATCGACCACGTCGACGGTGACCACACGATCGAGCGGCCGAAGAACTACTCGTTCTGGCGTGACTACCGGCCACCGTTCTGGGGTGCCAACCTGCTCAGTTGGCAGTCTCCGCACCCGCGAACCCTGGAACAGACGGTCCGCTCCTTCACCCCCAACCCCGATGACGACCCGGCGGTCATGATCTCCGATCAGCGGTTGTCGCCCGGTGACGCGAACCTGTGGACGTTCCGCCGCATCGCCGCTCGCCGCAACTTCGTGCCGGGGACGTACGACAGCGACATCGTCATCGTCAACTGGCCCATGATCGACTACTTCGAAGCGCCGGTCATCGACAGCGACAACCCCGAGTACCACCTGGAACAGGCCGCCGAACTGTCCCGCAGCGTCATGTACTGGCTGCAGACCGAGGCACCCCGTGCCGACGGCGGTACCGGGTTCCCGGGACTGCGGCTGCGCGGCGACGTGACCGGCTCCGACACCGGGCTGGCTCAGGCGCCCTACCACCGCGAGAGCCGCCGCATCGCCGCCGAGTACACCGTGGTCGAACAGGACCTCTCGCACGACGTGCGCGGCGACAAGGGCGCGGTCGAGTACCACGACTCGGTCGGTGTGGGCATGTACCGCATCGACCTGCACCCCTCCACCGGCGGAGACAACTACATCGACGTCGCCTCCTGCCCCTTCCAGATTCCACTGGGGGCACTCATCCCGCAGCGAGTGGAGAACCTGCTCCCCGCAGGGAAGAACATCGGCACCACCCACATCACGAACGGCTGCTACCGGCTGCACCCGATCGAATGGAACATCGGCGAAGCGGCCGGAACCCTGGCCGCCTACTGCCTCGACAACGGCACCACCCCCCGCGCGGTCCGCAACGATCCCACACAGCTGAGCCGATTCCAGCAGGTGCTCGCCACCGCCGGAGTCGAACTCAGTTGGCCGACGGTCGCCGGGTACTGA
- a CDS encoding ABC transporter substrate-binding protein: MTTRTRNRLAAAGLAGVLALSACGGGGDDDGPVDLRMTIWTANDAHLELFNEIADAYIADNPGVASITFDPLPFEKYTSTLTTQIAGDNAPDMAWILENAAPDFVSSGALVPLTEKLGGTEGYDLDDLEPATTALWEADGELYAYPFSTSPFGVFVNNDLLTDAGQPTAAELRESGDWNWERVIEAAAAVNDSTGKAGLVVRDFDYTGWDNLSTMWAGWGAQAWSDDGTTCGFDQPAMVEAMTFLHEAIFEQSALPGPGSTADFFAGDSAFTITQISRASLLEEDGFDWDLAPLPAGPQGEYSVIGQAGLGVLKLSKHQEEAADFVAFMTNPENSAKLAQFFPPPRASQLTAETLGQTNPLLSPEQLQSVVIDGIATGIVKPSHLGQAEISETVRAQLDSLWTADADVAGVMSQVCQAIQPLLD, encoded by the coding sequence ATGACCACGAGAACCCGAAACCGCCTGGCGGCGGCCGGGCTGGCCGGTGTACTGGCGCTGTCCGCCTGCGGCGGCGGTGGCGACGACGACGGTCCGGTGGATCTGCGCATGACCATCTGGACCGCCAACGACGCCCACCTCGAACTGTTCAACGAGATCGCCGACGCCTACATCGCGGACAACCCCGGCGTCGCCTCGATCACGTTCGACCCGCTGCCGTTCGAGAAGTACACCTCCACATTGACCACCCAGATCGCCGGAGACAACGCGCCCGACATGGCGTGGATCCTGGAGAACGCGGCCCCCGACTTCGTCTCCAGCGGCGCACTCGTTCCGCTGACCGAGAAACTGGGCGGCACCGAGGGATATGACCTCGACGATCTCGAACCGGCCACCACCGCGTTGTGGGAGGCCGACGGCGAGCTGTACGCCTACCCCTTCTCGACCTCCCCGTTCGGTGTGTTCGTCAACAACGACCTGCTGACCGACGCCGGCCAACCCACCGCCGCCGAACTGCGCGAGTCCGGCGACTGGAACTGGGAACGCGTCATCGAGGCTGCCGCGGCGGTCAACGACTCCACCGGCAAGGCCGGGTTGGTGGTTCGCGACTTCGACTACACCGGCTGGGACAACCTCTCGACGATGTGGGCCGGCTGGGGAGCGCAGGCGTGGAGCGATGACGGCACCACCTGCGGCTTCGACCAGCCCGCCATGGTCGAGGCGATGACCTTCCTGCATGAGGCGATCTTCGAGCAGTCGGCTCTGCCGGGTCCGGGAAGCACCGCCGACTTCTTCGCCGGCGACTCCGCGTTCACGATCACTCAGATCTCGCGGGCGTCACTGCTCGAAGAGGACGGATTCGACTGGGACCTGGCACCACTGCCGGCCGGGCCGCAGGGCGAGTACTCCGTGATCGGGCAGGCCGGACTGGGCGTGCTGAAGCTCAGCAAGCACCAGGAGGAGGCCGCCGACTTCGTCGCCTTCATGACCAATCCGGAGAACTCCGCCAAACTCGCCCAGTTCTTCCCGCCGCCGCGCGCCTCACAGTTGACCGCCGAAACCCTGGGGCAAACCAACCCGCTGCTGAGCCCCGAACAGCTGCAGTCGGTCGTCATCGACGGCATCGCCACCGGAATCGTCAAGCCTAGCCACCTCGGGCAGGCCGAGATCAGTGAGACCGTCCGTGCGCAGCTCGACTCACTGTGGACGGCCGACGCCGACGTCGCCGGTGTGATGTCCCAAGTCTGTCAAGCCATCCAACCTCTGCTGGACTGA
- a CDS encoding carboxymuconolactone decarboxylase family protein, whose amino-acid sequence MGIEDIKSALPEYAKDTKLNLGSVSTTSSLTEQQLWGTLLACAIAARNPVVLREIADEAAKHLSEEAVSAAKGAASIMAMNNVYYRAKHLIGDEAYQSLPARLRMQIIGRPGVEKLDFELWSVAVSAITGCGVCLESHEKTLTKEGISRDNVHDALRIAAVVHAAAVTLDAEAALAG is encoded by the coding sequence ATGGGTATCGAAGACATCAAGTCGGCTCTGCCGGAGTACGCCAAGGACACCAAGCTGAACCTGGGTTCGGTGTCCACCACGTCTTCGCTGACCGAGCAGCAACTGTGGGGCACCCTCCTGGCGTGCGCCATCGCCGCCCGCAACCCGGTGGTGCTGCGAGAGATCGCCGACGAGGCGGCCAAGCACCTGTCCGAGGAGGCGGTCTCCGCCGCCAAGGGCGCGGCCTCGATCATGGCGATGAACAACGTCTACTACCGGGCCAAGCACCTGATCGGTGACGAGGCGTACCAGTCGCTTCCCGCGCGGCTGCGGATGCAGATCATCGGTCGCCCCGGAGTGGAGAAGCTCGACTTCGAACTGTGGTCGGTGGCGGTCTCGGCGATCACCGGCTGTGGTGTCTGCCTGGAGTCGCACGAGAAGACCCTCACCAAGGAGGGCATCTCCCGCGACAACGTGCACGACGCGCTGCGGATCGCCGCCGTCGTTCACGCCGCCGCGGTGACTCTGGACGCCGAAGCGGCACTGGCCGGCTGA
- a CDS encoding carbohydrate ABC transporter permease, whose translation MKTRANRGMRLLWYGALSVAAIPFVFPTWWMATSSLKPVSEIFAFPPSLLPQSPRLDAYERVFQLQPFAQQYFNSMYIAILVTIGTLAVSSLAGYAFARIRFRGQNVLFVVVMMGLLIPSEVTIVPLFQMFNGFGMVDTHWPLILVPIFGASSVLATLIMRQFFITLPVELEEAGRIDGLGRFALYWRIGLPLAKPALAAVAIVTFLNSWNLYLEPIVFLSTPENFTVPQALTHFTDAYGGPLWDVQLAAASITALPVLLVFVIAQRHFVEGLANTGLKG comes from the coding sequence ATGAAAACTAGAGCAAACCGCGGAATGCGTCTACTGTGGTATGGCGCGTTGTCGGTCGCCGCGATCCCGTTCGTGTTCCCGACGTGGTGGATGGCGACCTCGTCGCTGAAACCGGTCAGCGAGATCTTCGCGTTCCCGCCGAGCCTATTGCCGCAGAGCCCCCGGCTGGACGCCTATGAACGGGTGTTCCAGCTGCAACCCTTCGCGCAGCAGTACTTCAACAGCATGTACATCGCGATCCTGGTGACCATCGGAACGCTCGCGGTGTCCTCATTGGCCGGATATGCCTTCGCGCGGATTCGGTTCCGGGGGCAGAACGTCCTGTTCGTGGTCGTCATGATGGGGCTGTTGATCCCCAGCGAGGTCACCATCGTCCCGCTGTTCCAGATGTTCAACGGGTTCGGCATGGTCGACACCCACTGGCCGCTGATCCTGGTGCCGATCTTCGGCGCCTCCAGCGTTCTGGCGACCCTGATCATGCGGCAGTTCTTCATCACCCTCCCGGTGGAACTGGAGGAGGCCGGTCGCATCGACGGCCTGGGCAGGTTCGCGCTGTACTGGCGTATCGGACTGCCGTTGGCCAAGCCGGCGTTGGCCGCGGTGGCGATCGTGACCTTCCTGAACAGCTGGAACCTGTATCTGGAGCCGATCGTCTTCCTGTCGACGCCGGAGAACTTCACCGTCCCCCAGGCGTTGACCCACTTCACCGACGCCTACGGTGGTCCACTATGGGATGTCCAGTTGGCCGCCGCGTCCATCACCGCGCTGCCGGTGCTGCTGGTATTCGTGATCGCTCAACGCCACTTCGTCGAAGGGCTGGCCAACACCGGGTTGAAGGGTTGA
- a CDS encoding cold-shock protein, which produces MANGTVKWFNSEKGYGFIEQDGNGPDVFVHFSAIQSQGYRELNEGQSVEFEVGQGQKGPQAENVRPL; this is translated from the coding sequence ATGGCAAACGGCACAGTGAAGTGGTTCAACTCCGAAAAGGGTTACGGCTTCATCGAGCAGGACGGCAACGGTCCGGACGTCTTCGTTCACTTCTCCGCGATTCAGTCGCAGGGATATCGGGAGCTGAACGAGGGACAGTCCGTCGAGTTCGAGGTCGGCCAGGGCCAGAAGGGCCCGCAGGCTGAGAACGTCCGACCACTGTAA
- a CDS encoding peroxiredoxin has translation MLNVGDHFPEYELTACVSLEPDNAFETIHHKSHQGKWRVLFAWPKDFTFVCPTEIAEFGRLNGEFADRDAQVLGWSVDNEFVHYAWRKDHPDLRELPFPMLSDVKRELTEAAGVLGEDGVAQRATFIVDPDNVIQFVMVTAGSVGRNVAEVLRVLDALQTDELCPCNWNKDGETLDAKKLMAS, from the coding sequence GTGCTGAACGTTGGCGACCACTTCCCCGAGTACGAGCTGACCGCGTGCGTCTCGCTCGAACCGGACAACGCCTTCGAGACCATCCACCACAAGTCCCACCAGGGCAAGTGGCGCGTCCTGTTCGCATGGCCGAAGGACTTCACCTTCGTCTGTCCCACCGAGATCGCCGAGTTCGGCCGCCTCAACGGCGAGTTCGCCGACCGTGACGCCCAGGTCCTGGGCTGGTCGGTCGACAACGAGTTCGTGCACTACGCGTGGCGCAAGGACCACCCGGACCTGCGTGAGTTGCCGTTCCCGATGCTGTCGGACGTCAAGCGTGAGCTGACCGAAGCCGCCGGCGTCCTCGGCGAGGATGGCGTCGCACAGCGGGCCACCTTCATCGTCGACCCCGACAACGTGATCCAGTTCGTGATGGTCACCGCCGGTTCCGTCGGCCGCAACGTCGCCGAGGTGCTGCGGGTACTGGACGCGCTCCAGACCGACGAGCTGTGCCCGTGCAACTGGAACAAGGACGGCGAGACCCTCGACGCCAAGAAACTGATGGCCTCTTAA